GGTCAGGCCAACCCTGCACCGCCCGTTGGCCCCGCACTCGGCCAGCACGGCGTCAACATCATGGAGTTCTGCAAGGCGTACAACGCCGCAACAGAAGCTCAGCGCGGCAATGTCATCCCGGTGGAGATCACGGTCTACGAGGACCGCAGCTTCACCTTCGCGTTGAAGACCCCGCCCGCCGCCAAGCTGCTACTCAAGGCTGCCGGCGTGGGCAAGGGTTCGGCGGAGCCGCACAAGACCAAAGTCGCCAAGGTCA
The nucleotide sequence above comes from Mycobacterium vicinigordonae. Encoded proteins:
- the rplK gene encoding 50S ribosomal protein L11; this translates as MAPKKKKVVGLIKLQIVAGQANPAPPVGPALGQHGVNIMEFCKAYNAATEAQRGNVIPVEITVYEDRSFTFALKTPPAAKLLLKAAGVGKGSAEPHKTKVAKVTWDQVREIAETKKTDLNANDIDAAAKIIAGTARSMGITVE